The following are encoded in a window of Halosolutus halophilus genomic DNA:
- a CDS encoding DUF5796 family protein codes for MSARSNVAPSTIGVDLVDGGVVVQYLDGREVFYHGPPEPVAGAITTPPGKEVHVLVTDPDGVEGVMTYVNDRNTHDDILESTGVGRVMLAGDDEEELFPGITVSTEAYSIRVEADPSAVDGRVFVFAEDEMSEHAYELVAEDEGDERGEDDAVDEDSGD; via the coding sequence ATGAGCGCGCGTAGCAACGTCGCACCCAGTACGATCGGCGTCGATCTCGTGGACGGTGGCGTCGTCGTCCAGTACCTCGACGGGCGGGAGGTGTTCTACCACGGCCCGCCCGAACCCGTCGCCGGCGCGATCACGACGCCACCCGGAAAGGAGGTCCACGTCCTCGTCACCGATCCCGACGGCGTCGAGGGTGTCATGACCTACGTCAACGATCGCAACACGCACGACGACATCCTCGAGTCGACCGGCGTCGGCCGCGTCATGCTCGCAGGCGACGACGAGGAGGAACTCTTCCCGGGAATCACCGTCTCGACCGAGGCCTACTCGATCCGCGTGGAGGCGGATCCGTCGGCCGTCGACGGGCGAGTCTTCGTGTTCGCCGAGGACGAGATGAGCGAGCACGCGTACGAACTCGTCGCGGAAGATGAGGGAGACGAGAGGGGCGAGGACGACGCCGTCGACGAAGACAGCGGGGACTGA
- a CDS encoding DUF7508 domain-containing protein, protein MPLQKPWRDLDRETVASAPDRPGVYELGDGSGTVQSIDHGVLRDELKTALAYGDGVQVRWTETHTREGARELAAEHRDRLG, encoded by the coding sequence ATGCCGCTTCAGAAACCGTGGCGCGACCTCGACCGGGAGACCGTCGCGAGCGCGCCCGATCGACCCGGCGTCTACGAACTCGGTGACGGCAGTGGCACGGTACAGTCGATCGATCACGGCGTGTTGCGCGATGAACTCAAGACCGCCCTGGCCTACGGCGACGGCGTGCAGGTCCGCTGGACGGAAACGCACACCCGCGAGGGGGCCCGGGAACTCGCCGCCGAACACCGCGATCGCCTGGGCTGA
- a CDS encoding DUF7128 family protein produces MVVQTERDDATWYECETCGLLFDEQSDAAEHEKHCDGSDPSYIQ; encoded by the coding sequence ATGGTGGTCCAGACCGAACGTGACGACGCCACCTGGTACGAGTGTGAAACCTGCGGCCTGCTCTTCGACGAGCAGTCGGACGCGGCGGAACACGAGAAGCACTGCGACGGATCCGATCCGTCGTACATCCAGTGA
- a CDS encoding AAA family ATPase, protein MSQSESDGVTLSVRAAEKRDAGRGVARIPELARRQLGVLSGDTVVIEGDQRTVAKMWPADSSVPENVVQIDGDTRANAGVHVGDTVTVRAAEQSAISEADRVTLSPPPSLSDSQRKVAEREATKHLRNRPVRAGEQIRIDGFAQEAFRVVDTTPTGDVRITSATTVRVVGAEQESATNAGKTSPTSGDAGDDSSQRAEPGTTGDRAPASGPTYEDIGGLDEELELVREMIELPLSEPELFQRLGVDPPSGVLLYGPPGTGKTLIARAVANEVDAYFETISGPEIMSKYKGESEEQLRETFERAHENAPAIVFFDEIDSIAGTRDDDGDAENRIVGQLLTLMDGLDPRGEVIVIGATNRVDTIDPALRRGGRFDREIQIGVPDETGRKEILEVHTRGMPLAEDVSIDGIARRTHGFVGADLDAVASEAGMAAIRTRPTDADERETWDRDPKVTKAHFDSALASVEPSAMREYVAESPTTDFSDVGGLEDAKGTLQESVEWPLTYDRLFEETNTDPPSGVLLYGPPGTGKTLLARALAGETDVNFVRVDGPEIIDRYVGESEKAIRKVFERARQAAPSIVFFDEIDAITSARGEGNEVTERVVSQLLTELDGMRENPNLVVLAATNRKDQIDPALLRPGRLDTHVLVAEPDREAREKILEVHTRGKPLADDVELDQLAAELEGYTGADLEALVRTASMNAIREVASEYDPERANEKADEVVIERRHLEDARSSVDASD, encoded by the coding sequence ATGAGTCAGTCGGAATCGGACGGCGTGACGCTTTCGGTCCGCGCGGCCGAGAAGCGAGACGCCGGCCGTGGCGTCGCTCGCATCCCGGAACTCGCCCGACGACAGCTAGGTGTGTTGAGCGGCGATACGGTCGTCATCGAGGGCGATCAGCGAACGGTCGCCAAGATGTGGCCGGCGGACTCGTCCGTGCCCGAGAACGTCGTCCAGATCGACGGTGATACGCGCGCGAACGCCGGCGTCCACGTCGGCGATACCGTCACCGTCCGCGCGGCGGAACAGTCGGCCATCAGCGAGGCCGATCGCGTGACGCTGTCACCGCCGCCCTCGCTCTCGGATAGCCAGCGGAAGGTCGCCGAACGCGAGGCGACGAAACACCTCCGGAACCGTCCCGTTCGAGCCGGCGAGCAGATCCGCATCGACGGCTTCGCACAGGAAGCGTTCAGGGTCGTCGACACGACGCCCACGGGTGACGTCCGGATCACGAGTGCGACGACGGTTCGCGTCGTCGGTGCCGAACAGGAGTCGGCGACGAACGCGGGGAAGACGTCGCCGACGAGCGGCGACGCCGGTGACGATTCGAGCCAGCGGGCGGAGCCGGGAACGACCGGCGATCGAGCACCCGCGTCGGGACCGACCTACGAGGACATCGGCGGACTGGACGAGGAACTGGAACTCGTTCGGGAGATGATCGAACTCCCGCTGTCGGAGCCGGAACTGTTCCAGCGGCTGGGCGTCGATCCGCCCTCGGGCGTCCTGCTGTACGGGCCACCGGGAACCGGCAAGACGCTGATCGCGCGGGCGGTCGCCAACGAGGTCGACGCTTACTTCGAGACGATCTCCGGGCCGGAGATCATGTCGAAGTACAAGGGCGAGTCCGAAGAACAGCTTCGGGAGACGTTCGAGCGGGCCCACGAGAACGCGCCGGCGATCGTCTTCTTCGACGAAATCGACTCGATCGCGGGGACCCGGGACGACGACGGCGACGCCGAGAACCGGATCGTCGGCCAGTTGCTGACCCTGATGGACGGGCTCGATCCCCGCGGCGAGGTGATCGTCATCGGGGCGACGAACCGGGTCGACACGATCGATCCCGCCCTCCGTCGCGGCGGACGGTTCGACCGCGAGATTCAGATCGGCGTTCCCGACGAGACGGGTCGCAAGGAGATTCTCGAGGTCCACACCCGCGGCATGCCGCTCGCGGAGGACGTCAGCATCGACGGGATCGCGAGGCGGACCCACGGGTTCGTCGGCGCGGACCTGGACGCGGTCGCCAGCGAGGCCGGGATGGCCGCGATCCGGACCCGGCCGACGGACGCAGACGAACGCGAGACGTGGGACCGCGATCCGAAGGTCACGAAAGCACACTTCGACAGTGCGCTCGCATCCGTCGAGCCCTCGGCGATGCGCGAATACGTCGCCGAGTCACCGACGACGGACTTCTCGGACGTCGGCGGACTCGAGGACGCCAAGGGGACCCTCCAGGAGTCGGTCGAGTGGCCGCTGACCTACGATCGGCTCTTCGAGGAGACCAACACCGACCCACCCTCGGGCGTCCTGCTGTACGGGCCACCGGGAACCGGCAAGACGCTGCTCGCCCGCGCACTCGCCGGCGAGACGGACGTCAACTTCGTCCGCGTCGACGGCCCGGAGATCATCGATCGGTACGTCGGCGAGAGCGAGAAGGCCATTCGAAAGGTGTTCGAACGCGCCAGACAGGCCGCCCCGTCGATCGTCTTCTTCGACGAAATCGACGCCATCACCTCCGCCCGCGGCGAGGGCAACGAGGTGACCGAACGGGTCGTCTCGCAGTTGCTGACGGAACTGGACGGAATGCGGGAGAACCCGAACCTCGTCGTGCTGGCAGCGACGAATCGCAAGGACCAGATCGATCCCGCCCTCCTCCGACCCGGCCGGCTCGACACCCACGTGCTCGTCGCCGAACCCGATCGCGAGGCCCGCGAGAAGATCCTCGAAGTCCACACCCGGGGGAAGCCGCTCGCGGACGACGTCGAACTCGACCAGTTGGCCGCCGAACTCGAGGGCTACACGGGAGCCGACCTCGAGGCCCTCGTCAGGACCGCCTCGATGAACGCGATCCGCGAGGTCGCAAGCGAGTACGATCCGGAGCGAGCGAACGAGAAAGCCGACGAGGTAGTGATCGAGCGCCGTCACCTCGAGGACGCGCGATCGAGCGTCGACGCTTCGGACTGA
- a CDS encoding protein sorting system archaetidylserine decarboxylase yields MNFAPGAWKYAIPPLLAAPFALFISATAGLVTAALGVATLAFFRDPDRTPPPTGVVAPCDGNVSVLREEGDRVRLGIFMNVWHVHVVRAPVDATVTDVEHVSGANRPAFSKESDRNERVHVRVATEDDALAAVSADDSTDDSEPADESDSAGAAAVPPHDATITLIAGAFARRIHPYVEADESLDRGQRIGHIAFGSRVDVLFPPSVEIEDIAVDIGDSMTAGESVILETDAELQFDVEREDVESTDSTTETSRSTNGSDDAAS; encoded by the coding sequence ATGAACTTCGCGCCGGGGGCCTGGAAGTACGCCATCCCGCCCCTGCTCGCCGCACCTTTCGCGCTGTTCATCAGCGCTACTGCCGGTCTCGTGACGGCCGCGCTCGGCGTCGCCACGCTCGCGTTCTTCCGCGACCCCGATCGGACGCCGCCGCCGACGGGCGTCGTCGCGCCCTGCGACGGGAACGTCTCGGTCCTCCGCGAGGAGGGCGATCGGGTCCGGCTTGGGATCTTCATGAACGTCTGGCACGTCCACGTCGTCCGCGCGCCCGTCGACGCGACCGTGACCGACGTCGAACACGTCTCCGGGGCGAATCGCCCCGCGTTCTCGAAGGAATCCGATCGGAACGAACGGGTCCACGTTCGCGTGGCGACCGAGGACGACGCCCTCGCTGCCGTGTCGGCTGACGACAGTACCGACGACTCCGAACCCGCCGACGAGTCCGATTCGGCGGGTGCAGCGGCGGTCCCCCCGCACGATGCCACGATTACGCTCATCGCCGGCGCGTTCGCCCGCCGTATCCATCCCTACGTCGAGGCCGACGAGAGTCTCGATCGGGGCCAGCGGATCGGCCACATCGCGTTCGGCAGCCGCGTCGACGTGCTGTTCCCGCCGTCGGTGGAGATCGAGGATATCGCGGTCGATATCGGTGACTCGATGACTGCCGGGGAGTCGGTGATTCTCGAGACGGATGCGGAACTCCAGTTCGACGTCGAAAGGGAGGACGTCGAGTCGACGGATTCGACCACGGAGACGTCGAGGTCGACCAACGGGTCCGACGACGCGGCGTCCTGA